In Candidatus Methanosuratincola sp., the following proteins share a genomic window:
- a CDS encoding aminopeptidase, translated as MQPEEAAKNAIKYVFDAIPNERLTVICDDSKLDIGEAFALGGLGLGLATRLIPLKTGEGVRHEIPKCVYESVARSASDIFITVFRESERETPFRVSIINLISRYRKFRLGHCPGITMDMMTDGALSLTEEEHRSMYSSARRLINRLMGVKTIRVTSPNGTDITFSVEGRDFFTDTKFDWGLFKWCNLPTGEVIVAPVETSLEGRIVCDLAIGGIGPIQTPFEIIARGGRATEFRCADRALLSRVETALGVDEMARHVGEFAFGLNRKARINAGFLEAEKVAETIHVAFGHNTDFPGGRNKSATHMDFLVSKPTVECTYSSGNKEVVMRDGCTL; from the coding sequence ATGCAACCAGAGGAAGCCGCCAAAAACGCCATTAAGTATGTCTTCGATGCGATCCCGAACGAGCGCCTGACCGTGATCTGCGACGACAGCAAGTTGGACATAGGCGAAGCCTTCGCGCTCGGTGGACTCGGGCTCGGGCTGGCCACCAGGCTAATCCCCCTCAAGACAGGGGAAGGGGTAAGGCACGAGATCCCGAAGTGCGTCTACGAGTCCGTCGCCAGAAGCGCCTCTGACATCTTCATCACAGTCTTCAGGGAAAGCGAGAGGGAGACCCCGTTCAGAGTGAGCATAATTAACCTGATCTCGAGGTACAGGAAGTTCCGCCTGGGTCACTGCCCGGGGATAACCATGGATATGATGACTGACGGCGCTCTATCGCTGACAGAGGAGGAGCACAGGTCGATGTACTCCTCAGCACGGAGGCTGATCAACCGTCTGATGGGCGTAAAGACGATCAGGGTCACCAGCCCCAACGGAACAGACATCACATTCAGCGTCGAGGGGAGGGATTTCTTCACAGACACAAAGTTCGACTGGGGGCTGTTCAAGTGGTGCAACCTCCCGACGGGGGAGGTGATCGTCGCCCCGGTGGAGACCTCCCTCGAGGGTAGGATCGTCTGCGACCTCGCGATAGGGGGCATCGGGCCCATTCAGACTCCCTTCGAGATAATTGCCAGGGGCGGGCGGGCAACCGAGTTCAGGTGCGCGGACAGGGCCCTACTCTCGAGGGTCGAGACCGCACTGGGAGTCGACGAGATGGCGAGGCATGTGGGCGAGTTCGCCTTCGGTCTAAACAGGAAGGCAAGGATCAATGCTGGCTTCCTCGAGGCCGAGAAGGTGGCAGAAACCATCCACGTGGCATTCGGGCACAACACTGACTTCCCTGGAGGCCGGAACAAGTCAGCGACGCACATGGACTTCCTCGTCTCCAAGCCCACCGTCGAGTGTACTTACTCCTCAGGAAACAAGGAGGTGGTCATGCGCGACGGCTGCACACTC